One part of the Dysidea avara chromosome 10, odDysAvar1.4, whole genome shotgun sequence genome encodes these proteins:
- the LOC136236124 gene encoding gamma-aminobutyric acid type B receptor subunit 2-like, which translates to MPSLIQKTLELLLMLALLLNRGSHGTTLNKTLRILGLFPCQGSTLWHGEYVIPAVRLAIDEINRNDSILPGYILELIEANSGCARDSGVREFVRNALHSKLPQPIAILGAGCSSSTIPIASIAGRDDIRLPQLSYGATAPSLSFTSSYPYFYRTAPTDESTSKAIVSLMNKFKWKRYGIHNAAIGTENAIVTLHLSMQRHIEGSKEVYFGGTSQDAGSFEDQSYFIEDIHYTGMRIGVMYGIRGFVGEMMCYLYHHKLTYPYVIWILSNHQGNWYNTETDNCTVEEIRQATHGIIHVNYPIRTSSDDDVIDVTGKTFREYNNSYVEESKKYACEKGDHYNSSLLNSWGAVAYDSMWTLGLALHKAEEKLSEFDSSLANFSLGNSNISKTIVQELSKISFAGASGKVSFDEGHNRPFTITIEQVQNGTLKRIGLYCPSDDCSELGNLSLDDSELLWSVDSPPSDMFMTQVLLAQRWAGILMLVLLVIGFLWNSFSLLVNLRYQNFSSIKASSPQLNYMIFAGNNLLLLSGVFLVVKAITEHDMVIVSTLCQTTQWMCNLGLLLVFNTTLLKSWRIYRIFQSFRRNPGKFITDNIFIAISIGWIFIHTIYHVVFTLVNKSGAAREKVSPIEDRLHEKVVYCVPPNFIALFYIPHFVISFILCLLAFLIRKVYRKHFNDAKHKRFNDAKNIAMFFYTIVPIATICVTISKLLSFIDQVYNMATTSLILECTAICCIVYMCQLTLFVPKMLPVLRHLYCHR; encoded by the exons ATGCCGTCATTAATTCAGAAAACATTAGAGCTTCTTTTGATGCTAGCCTTGCTGCTGAACCGTGGATCACATGGAACAACTCTAAACAAGACGTTACGAATACTTGGATTGTTTCCATGCCAAGGATCAACGCTTTGGCACGGAGAGTATGTTATACCCGCTGTAAGATTGGCAATAGACGAGATAAACAGAAACGACAGTATTTTACCTGGATACATATTAGAGTTAATAGAGGCTAACTCAGGTTGTGCACGCGACAGTGGAGTCCGTGAGTTT GTAAGAAATGCTCTACACAGCAAACTCCCTCAACCAATAGCCATTCTAGGAGCTGGTTGTTCTAGCTCTACCATCCCCATTGCCTCCATTGCTGGAAGAGATGATATTCGCCTCCCGCAACTGTCCTACGGAGCAACTGCGCCCTCTCTGTCCTTTACTAGCTCATACCCCTATTTTTATCGGACAGCTCCTACAGACGAGTCTACTTCTAAAGCAATAGTCAGTTTAATGAACAAGTTTAAGTGGAAACGTTATGGCATACACAATGCTGCAATTGGCACCGAGAATGCAATTGTGACTCTACATCTCAGCATGCAACGTCACATTGAGGGCTCCAAAGAAGTGTACTTTGGTGGCACCAGCCAAGATGCAGGTAGTTTTGAGGATCAAAGTTATTTTATAGAAGATATTCATTATACCGGCATGCGGATTGGTGTGATGTATGGGATCAGAGGGTTCGTTGGTGAAATGATGTGTTACTTATATCATCACAAACTGACTTATCCATACGTTATCTGGATACTGAGTAACCACCAAGGAAATTGGTACAATACTGAAACAGATAACTGTACTGTAGAAGAAATACGACAAGCTACACATGGAATAATTCATGTTAATTATCCAATAAGGACTAGCAGTGATGATGATGTGATCGATGTTACTGGTAAAACATTTAGGGAGTACAATAATTCTTATGTTGAGGAATCCAAAAAATATGCTTGTGAGAAAGGAGACCATTATAACTCGTCACTACTGAATAGCTGGGGTGCTGTTGCTTATGATTCCATGTGGACGTTAGGTCTGGCACTACACAAAGCTGAAGAAAAATTATCCGAATTCGATTCTAGTTTAGCCAACTTCTCATTAGGAAATTCCAATATTTCTAAAACCATTGTACAAGAGTTATCTAAAATTAGTTTTGCAGGTGCTTCAGGAAAAGTCTCATTTGATGAAGGACATAATCGACCCTTCACTATAACAATAGAACAAGTACAAAATGGAACACTTAAAAGAATTGGACTCTATTGTCCTTCTGATGACTGTTCAGAATTAGGTAACCTATCTCTTGATGATAGTGAATTATTGTGGTCTGTAGACAGTCCACCATCAGACATGTTCATGACACAAGTGTTATTAGCTCAGAGGTGGGCTGGAATACTGATGCTAGTACTTTTAGTGATAGGATTTCTATGGAATAGCTTTTCCTTGTTAGTCAACTTACGTTATCAAAATTTTTCTTCAATCAAAGCATCAAGCCCTCAATTGAACTACATGATCTTTGCTGGTAacaatttattactgttaaGTGGAGTCTTCCTTGTGGTGAAAGCAATTACAGAACATGACATGGTGATAGTTTCAACTCTATGTCAGACAACACAATGGATGTGTAATCTTGGACTGCTACTAGTTTTCAACACAACGTTACTGAAGAGTTGGAGGATTTACCGGATATTTCAATCTTTCAGACGAAATCCAGGAAAATTCATTACAGACAATATTTTTATTGCCATATCCATCGGTTGGATATTTATCCACACAATTTATCATGTGGTGTTCACGCTTGTTAATAAGAGTGGTGCTGCAAGGGAAAAGGTGTCCCCTATAGAAGATCGGCTCCATGAAAAGGTGGTATATTGTGTACCACCCAACTTTATTGCATTGTTTTACATTCCTCATTTTGTGATATCTTTCATTTTGTGTTTATTGGCTTTCTTGATTCGTAAAGTCTACCGCAAGCACTTTAATGATGCCAAGCACAAGCGATTTAATGATGCTAAAAATATTGCCATGTTTTTCTATACCATTGTACCGATTGCTACAATCTGTGTAACTATATCAAAGTTGCTATCTTTTATCGACCAAGTTTACAACATGGCAACAACATCCTTGATACTGGAGTGTACTGCTATTTGCTGTATTGTGTACATGTGccagttgacattgtttgtacCAAAAATGTTACCAGTCCTCAGACACTTGTACTGTCACAGATAA